One Cyanobium sp. AMD-g genomic window carries:
- a CDS encoding FitA-like ribbon-helix-helix domain-containing protein, which produces MPSLQIRDLPDPLHSLLQRRASAQKRSLSQQALADLEAIVGGDPRQRRQLALERIAQRWQQRPALQWEESPESLIRSDRER; this is translated from the coding sequence ATGCCTTCCCTGCAGATCCGCGACCTGCCGGATCCCCTGCACAGCCTGTTGCAGCGCCGGGCCAGCGCCCAGAAGCGCAGCCTGAGTCAGCAGGCCCTGGCTGATCTGGAGGCGATTGTTGGCGGGGACCCGAGGCAGCGGCGCCAGCTGGCGCTGGAGAGGATCGCCCAGCGCTGGCAGCAGCGACCTGCACTGCAGTGGGAGGAGTCGCCGGAATCCCTGATCCGCAGCGACCGCGAGCGCTGA
- a CDS encoding prepilin-type cleavage/methylation domain-containing protein, whose amino-acid sequence MALLPFKTVPRRAGAGFSLVELLLAACLGLLVWGVVLQALVADGRQVERIVRQLRERGQQKRVLALLRGDLLRAQRVDLAQATGAACGLGGRDPVLQLQTPGGPITYTVGSAPSAIWRGRVLMRCGPAFGLHGEPSAGAAQNRVLLDGLAVPGLGAATEPDGLLHLQLRQEFEPSGGGTQRIETEARMGAGG is encoded by the coding sequence ATGGCGTTGTTGCCGTTCAAGACCGTTCCCCGGCGGGCAGGGGCGGGGTTTTCGCTGGTGGAGCTGCTGCTGGCGGCCTGCCTCGGGTTGCTGGTGTGGGGGGTGGTGCTGCAGGCGCTGGTGGCGGATGGCCGGCAGGTGGAGCGGATTGTGCGCCAGCTGCGGGAGCGGGGCCAGCAGAAGCGGGTGCTGGCCCTGCTGCGGGGCGATCTGCTGCGGGCCCAACGGGTCGACCTCGCCCAGGCAACCGGGGCCGCCTGCGGCCTGGGCGGCCGCGATCCGGTGCTGCAGCTGCAGACGCCGGGCGGCCCGATCACCTACACGGTGGGCAGTGCCCCAAGCGCCATCTGGCGGGGCCGGGTGCTGATGCGCTGCGGCCCGGCCTTCGGGCTGCACGGCGAACCGAGCGCCGGAGCGGCCCAGAACCGTGTGCTGCTGGACGGGCTCGCCGTTCCCGGCCTGGGGGCCGCGACGGAGCCGGATGGGTTGCTGCACCTGCAGCTGCGGCAGGAGTTCGAGCCCTCAGGTGGCGGCACCCAGCGGATCGAGACCGAGGCGCGAATGGGGGCGGGGGGTTGA
- a CDS encoding GspH/FimT family protein — protein MAAPDQGGFTLPETLLALVLVGLLAQLGLASASTELATARLEGASRRVMLGLERGRDAALRLGQPCALSLEASGWQEPQGSSLPPCEGAALDLGEGLGGGPAVSLSHNLPAAVRFTSNGLILDGGTVLLRTEGTDLVRCVVVALPLGITRLGRQGPGGCLPDPSS, from the coding sequence ATGGCAGCCCCTGATCAGGGCGGCTTCACACTGCCGGAAACCCTGCTGGCCCTGGTGCTGGTGGGCCTGCTGGCCCAGCTGGGGCTGGCCTCCGCCAGCACGGAGCTGGCCACCGCCCGGCTGGAGGGGGCCAGCCGCCGGGTGATGCTGGGGCTCGAGCGCGGACGCGATGCCGCCCTGCGCCTGGGCCAGCCCTGCGCCTTGAGCCTGGAGGCCAGCGGCTGGCAGGAACCCCAGGGCAGCAGCCTGCCGCCCTGCGAAGGGGCCGCGCTGGATCTCGGCGAGGGCCTGGGCGGCGGGCCGGCGGTGAGCCTCAGCCACAACCTGCCGGCCGCGGTGCGCTTCACCAGCAACGGGCTGATCCTCGACGGCGGCACCGTGCTGCTGCGCACCGAGGGCACCGACCTGGTGCGCTGCGTGGTGGTGGCCCTGCCCCTGGGGATCACCCGCCTGGGACGGCAGGGGCCGGGCGGCTGCCTGCCGGATCCGTCGTCCTGA